Proteins from a single region of Cytophagaceae bacterium:
- a CDS encoding DUF937 domain-containing protein: MDFVNDIKNSVSSAAIENFSQFFGEKSSDVNSGLQLSLKAFMAGLLKFSATDQDVKGILGILNDGGHTGEIFKNLENFSSNNEKTQLLITIGNNIVNHFLKNSANDVVEKISKIAEVRKTSASSLLSLAAPLVLGYIGKKVKDNSLDVSGLKKWFSDISDSVYQSLPPAISNIFPVKKASVKTNYATQPIVEKVTPVRESRSIEKPIKKKSSINWGIIIPWLILGIVGLFALGYWFKNRINQKENAGISPVFKEKEVELKPEDFLPDSTVANLPPEVNKVEPIDNKEKNAMPAEPKPAVVVPQKPEAKNAVNAANLEKNNTVPTVVKKKETVIAPVKNEINDSPKPQAAFSVPSGYNSLAANTFGNGSAEVKNSSDIKKIASQLANSNKSIQITSLTGGNSTLSEDRAYAFREALIELGVDESQIIIKGKSKGSNSTGIAFKINN; this comes from the coding sequence ATGGATTTTGTAAATGACATAAAGAATTCTGTATCCTCAGCTGCCATCGAAAACTTTTCTCAGTTTTTCGGAGAAAAATCTTCTGATGTTAACTCAGGTTTACAGCTCAGTCTCAAGGCATTTATGGCCGGTTTGCTTAAGTTTTCGGCTACCGACCAGGATGTGAAAGGAATTCTTGGTATCCTTAATGACGGAGGGCATACCGGAGAGATTTTCAAAAACCTTGAAAACTTCTCTTCTAATAATGAAAAAACTCAATTGTTAATCACAATTGGAAATAATATCGTAAATCATTTTTTGAAAAACTCTGCCAATGATGTGGTGGAAAAGATTTCGAAAATTGCCGAAGTTAGAAAAACCAGTGCTTCTTCTCTTTTGAGTCTGGCTGCTCCATTGGTTCTTGGTTATATCGGGAAAAAAGTAAAAGATAATAGCCTGGATGTTTCGGGTTTAAAAAAATGGTTTTCAGATATTTCAGATTCTGTTTATCAGTCCCTTCCACCTGCAATCAGTAATATTTTTCCGGTAAAAAAAGCATCAGTTAAAACAAATTATGCTACTCAACCAATTGTTGAAAAAGTAACACCAGTAAGAGAAAGCAGAAGCATTGAAAAACCCATTAAGAAAAAATCTAGTATCAATTGGGGCATAATCATACCATGGTTGATTTTAGGGATTGTAGGTCTGTTTGCTTTGGGTTATTGGTTCAAAAACCGGATTAATCAAAAAGAAAATGCTGGTATTTCTCCGGTATTCAAAGAAAAAGAAGTTGAATTGAAGCCAGAAGATTTTTTGCCTGATTCTACAGTAGCAAATTTACCTCCTGAAGTAAATAAAGTTGAGCCCATTGACAATAAAGAAAAAAATGCAATGCCTGCAGAGCCTAAGCCTGCAGTTGTGGTTCCTCAAAAACCGGAAGCTAAAAATGCAGTCAATGCGGCTAATCTAGAGAAAAATAATACTGTGCCTACTGTTGTTAAAAAGAAGGAAACTGTTATCGCACCGGTAAAAAATGAGATAAATGATTCTCCAAAGCCACAAGCGGCATTTTCAGTGCCTTCAGGATATAATAGTCTAGCGGCCAATACTTTCGGAAATGGTAGTGCAGAGGTGAAAAATTCATCGGATATAAAGAAAATTGCATCGCAATTGGCAAATTCCAATAAATCAATTCAGATCACCTCTCTCACAGGGGGCAATTCAACTTTAAGTGAAGACAGGGCGTATGCCTTCCGTGAAGCTTTGATTGAGCTTGGTGTTGATGAAAGTCAGATCATAATAAAAGGTAAAAGCAAAGGTTCAAATTCTACAGGAATTGCTTTTAAAATAAATAATTGA